In the genome of Planctomyces sp. SH-PL62, the window CCCCGGACCCATCTCATTTCCGTTCGACCGAGAGGAACCTCGACCATGACGTTCGACCGAAAAGCCTTCGGGACCTGCCTGGCCGGCCTGACCCTGACCGTGGGATCGGCCCACGGCGGCGACTCGCCGGCCCGGCCGCTGGACGACGCGGCCTGCTGGAAGGCCATGCCCGCGACCGTCTCGGGCGGCGGTGGCCCGCTGCCGAGCTGGGCGAAGGGGGTGGCCTCGCGGCTGCCCCGCACCGCCGCCGCGATGCTGGAGCTGGATCTCGCCCAGCGCACCCGAAGCCCGCTCGACCCGAAGCTCCGCGCCGCGATGCGCTGGGTCGTCGCCCATAACAACCACTGCGCTTACTCGGAAGCCTACGCCCTGGCCGACGCCCGCCGCGCCGGGATGGACGAGGCGACGATCAAGGCCGTGACCGGCGACCCGGAAGGATGGCCGTCGGACTATCGCGACGCCCTGGAGTTCGCCCGGCTGCACACCGTCGACGCGCCGACGATCCCCGACGAGCTGTTCGCCCGGCTCGTCGAGGCGTACGGCCGCAAGGGGGCGGCGGCGGCCGTGTTGCTGGGCGCCTACGGCAACTTCCAGGACCGCATCGTCCTGGGCCTGGACCTGGCGATGGAGCCGGACGGCCCGCTGCCGCCGATCGAGGTCGTCTTCGCCCCCGGCGCGTTCCAGTCGCAGCCGGTCCTCCCCCCGCAGGCCGACCTCAAGCCCCTGAAAGACGGCGGGGAGACGGTCGTCGACCGTGACGCGGAATGGTCGCGGCTCTCGTACGACGACCTCCAGTCGCGCCTGGAAGGCCAGCGAGCGCGGACGCCTCGCCTCCCCGTCCCCGCCTGGGACGAGGTGAAGAAGGGGCTGCCGCCGGAGTTCGCCGCGCGACCGACCCGGATCGTCTGGAACCTCGTCTGCTCCGGCTACGTCCCCGAGCTGGCCGTCCCCTGGAGCCGGGCGACGCGGACGATGTGGGCCGAGGCGAGTCCCGATCGCGTCTTCGAGGAGAGCCTCTTCTGGGTCCAGACCCGCGCCATCCGCTGCAACTACTGCATGGGGCATTGCGAGATGCTGCTGGAGGTCGCCGGACTGGACAAGGGTGCGATCGCCGAGCGCACGCGACGGCTCGCCGGCGACGACTGGTCGGCCTTCCCGCCCGAGGAGCAGCGGGCCTACGCCTACGCCCGCAAACTGACGAAGGCTCCCTGGACCGTGACGCCCGACGACTACCGCCGCCTGGAATCCGACCTCGGCCCCGACTCGGCCATGGCGACCTTCTGGTGGCTCTGCCGCGGCCTCTACATGACCCGCGTCTCCGACGGGTTCCAGCTCCCCCTGGAGCGCGACAACGTGTTCATGGATTTCTACGGACCCCGGGGAGCCGACGGGAAGCCCGCGAGGAAATGACCGAGTCGTCGGCCCTCGGGATCTCGCCGAGGGCCGACGGCGCCTGGACCGTCGCCGGCCGCTCGGCCAGAATGGGGAGCGTCGCATCTCGACGGACGCGCCCCTCTCCCTCGATCTCGCGGAGCCGCCGATGGAACCCCTCGCAACATCGCCTCGCCGTCGGGCCGCCCTGGCGCTCGTCGGGGCCTGCCTGGCCCTCGCGCCGGCCGCCTTGCACGCCCAGACGGGACCGGAGGAGTCGGCGCGCAAACTCAAGCCGGCCGATGGGCTGGAGGCGACCCTCTGGGCCGCCGAGCCGCTCCTGTTCAACCCGACCAGCCTGGACGTCGATTCGAGGGGCCGCGTCTGGGTCGCGGAAGGGCTCAACTACCGGCTGACCCGCGGGGGCAACAAGAAGTTCGCCCGCGTCGAGGAGTCGGACAAGATCAAGATCCTGGAGGACGCCGACGGCGACGGCAAGGCCGACAAGGTCACGGTCTTCGCCGATCGGATCTTCCCCGTCCCCATGGGCCTGGCCGTCGAGGAACGCTACGACGAACAGGGGAAGTATCTGGGCTGCCGGGTCTACGTCGGCAACAGCCCCAACCTGCTCGTGCTGGAAGACACCGACGGCGACGACAAGGCGGACAAGCGCTACCCCCTGCTCACCGGCTTCGGCGGGCTCGACTCCGACCACGGCATCCACGGGGTGACGCTCGGCCTCGACGGCAAGCTCTACTTCACCCACGGCGACGGCTGCTGCTCGGTCCAGGAGGACCGCTCGGAGCGCTACCAGAACTTCGACGTGGTGGATAAGTCGGGCCGGCACGTCGTCGCCGACAAGTATGCCAACACCCTCCGGGTCAACCGCGACGGCACCGAGTTCGAGGTCGTCTGCGACGGCCAGCGCAACAACTACGAGACCTGCCGCGACGCCTTCGGCAACGGCTTCACCAGCGACAACGACGACGACGGCAACCGCGGCTGCCGCGTGATCCACACGATGGACGGCGGGCGGTTCGGCTACAAGACCCCCGGCAGCCCCCGCCACTGGGGCGAGGACGTCCCGGGCAACGTCCCCAAGCTCGTCGGCACCGGCAACGGCAGCCCCTGCGGGATCGCCGTCTATGAAGGGCGACTCCTCCCCGGCTACTTCGGCGGCCTGCTGGAAGCCGAGGCCGGCACCCGCCAGATCAACTTCTTCCCGCTCACCCGCCGCGGCGCGAGCTTCGGGACCGAGTACCGGGTGATGCTCTCCAGCGACGACCCCTGGTTCCGTCCCGTCGACATGACCGCCGCCCCCGACGGTTCGGTGTTCGTCGCCGACTGGTACGACGCGGGCGTCGGCGGTCACGCCTTCGCCGATCAGGACACCGGCCGCATCTATCGGGTCGCGCCCGTCGGGGTCGGCCCGAAGGCGATCAAGCCCGACTTCGCCTCGATCGCCGGGCTGATCGAGGGGCTGAAATCCCCCTGCGTCGCCACCCAGGACGCCGCGCGGCGATCCCTGATCGCCCGGGGGGACGCCGCGGCCGACGCCGTCTCGACCCTGATCCGCGAGGGGACGCCGGAAGAGTCCGCTCGGGCGATCTGGACCGCCTCCGCGATCCCCCGGCTCGCCGGGATCGCCGCCGAGATCCTCAAGCGTCCCGGCGACTTCCACGGCGGCGACCCGCGATTCCGCGAGCTGGCTGTCCGCATGCTCGGCCGCGACTGTCGCGAGAACGGGATCGTCGAATACCAGAATCCCGAGGCTCGCAAGCCCGCGCCGGCCCTGGCCCACCTCGACCTCCTGCTCCCGCTGGCCGACGATCCCGATGCGGGCGTCCGCCGCGAGCTGCTGCTGGCCCTTCGCAAGGCCCCGACTCCGCAGGTGGGCGACGCGCTCCGCAAGCTGGTCACCGCCTGGGACGGCCGCGACCGCTGGTATCTCGAAGCCCTGGGGCTGGCGCTCGACGGCCGCGAGGCCGAGTTCGTGACCGGCCTGATGGACCCCTCGCTGTTCGGCGGATCGGACGACTTCGAGAAGCTCGCGGGCGACGACCGGGTCGCGCTCCCCCCCTATTTCCCGGTCGATCGCAACGAGGCGTTCATCCCCGCCGGCGCGGCCGAACCCGAAGCGAACGCCCTGAGCAAGCTCCTGGGCTTCCTGTGGCGGCTGCAACGCCCCGAAGCCCTCCCCCTGCTGGAGCAGATCCTCCCGAAGCTGAAGGGGCCGGGCCTTCAGCAGGCCGGCGACGACGTCCTCCAGCGGATCCGCTCACCCTTCGCGGCCGACGTCGCGGCGCTGATGGCCGAACAGTCCGACGATCCGGTCCGCCGCCGCATCCTGCTCGAGCTGCTCGCGAGCCGGCTCGCCGGCCCGTGGCGCGAGGCCAAGGACCGGCCGCCGGTCCTCCGGGTGATCGAGGCCGCGCTGGGCCGTCCCGAATGGCGGCGCCAGGGGATCGCGATGGCCGCCGCGACCGGCGACGGCCGGTATCGCGGGACGCTGGAACGGATCGCCCTCGATCCGAAGCAGCCCGAAGAGACGGCGGCCGCCGCCGTGGAGGCCGTCGGCGCGATCGACGTCACCCCCAACCGCGTGCTCGAAGACCTCATCGCCGCCCATCACGGCGCCCCGGCGTCCGACGCCCGCGCCGAGGCCGCCGTCCGCACCCTGCCGAAGCTCTACGACGCCCGCAGCCGGCTCCTGGGAATCCTGACCGACCGGGCCTACCCGGTCTCCCTCCGCCGCGAGGCGGTGCGGACGCTGGCCCGGCTCCCCGAGGGGGGCCTGAGGCTCGTCGACCTGGCCCGCGACGGCAAGCTCCTGGACGACCTGAAGACCGAGGCGACGACGGCGATCCACGGCCTGGGCGACCCCCGCGTCCGCGAGGCCGCCGCGGCCGTCCTCCCCCCGCCGTCGACCGCCGGCGGCCGTCCCTTGCCGCCGATCGCCGAGCTGCTCCGCCGCGAGGGCGACCCGGCGCGCGGCGAGCAGGTCTTTTTCCGCCAGGGCTCCGAATCGTGCGGCTCGTGCCATCGGGTCCAGGGCCGCGGCCATTGGGTCGGCCCGGACCTCTCGACCGTCGGCGTCAAGTACGGCCGGGGCGAGCTGCTCAACTCGGTCCTCAACCCCAGCTCGGCGATCAGCTACAATTTCCGCTCGGTCGTCCTGGCCCTGACCGACGGTCGAATCTTGACCGGGCTGCCGGTCGAGGAATCGCCGCAGCGGATCGTCATCAAGACGGCGGAGGGGGATCGCGTCGTCGTGCCGATCGCCGACATCGAGGAGCGTCGTTCCAGCGAGGTCTCGCTGATGCCCGAGAACCTCGCCTCGACGATGACCGACGGCGAACTGGTCGACCTGATCGCCTATCTCGGCACCCTGCGCCGGCCGGTCGGCGTCGTGGGGCGATATCAGGTCGTGGGGCCGATCGCCGAGGCCGGCGGCGCTCCCGCGTTCGATCCCACGGCCCGCGTGGACCTGGAGGCGGCCGTCGCCGACGGGACGGGCCGCTCGCTCACCTGGCGCCGCATCGAGGCCGACGCGGAGGGCCGCGCGGACCTCCAGCCGTTCTTGCCCGCGGGCGAAAAGGGGGCCGTTTTCGCCCATACTCCGATCGTCTCGCCGACGGCCCAGAAGGCGACGCTGGTCCTGGACGCCCAGGCGGAGGTGGCGGCCTGGCTCGACGGCCGTCCCGTCTCGCTGTCGAAGGCCGGCGAGGGCGCCCCGTCCTCCGCCGAGCTGGACCTGCCGGCGGGCCGGGGCTCGCTCTTGATCCGCGTGGCGTCGGGTGGGAAAACGGACGCGGCCGCGATCGTCGCCACGATCGTCGCGGAGCAGCCGGTCGCCTTCGACGCCTCGGGGGCCGACGCCCCCGCGCGCTGAACCTTCACGCCCTAGAACGAGGCGGGACCGTACGCCGTGACACGACCCGAAGATCCCCGGCGATCGCCGACGATCGCCGTCGCCATCCCTTGCTACAACGAGGCCGCCGCCGTCGGCCGCGTCGTCGACGACTTCCGCGCGCACCTCCCCGGCGCGGACGTGGTCATCTTCGACAACGCCTCCGAAGACGACACGGCCGCGATCGCCGCCGCCCACGGCGCGCGGGTCGTCGCCGTCCCCGACCGGGGCAAGGGCTTCGTCGTCCGCGCGGCGTTCGCGACCCTGAAGGGGTACGACGTCGTCGTCATGACCGACGGCGACGGCACCTACCCCGCGGAGGCCGCCCCCCGGCTCGTCGCGCCGGTGCTGGACGGCCGGGCCGCGATGACCGTCGGCGCGCGCAGGCCGGTGCCCGGCGCGCAGGCCATGGCCCCCGTCCGCGCCCTCGGGAACGTCCTCATCCGGGGCGCCTTCCGGCTCCTGATCGGCGTCGGGGCCGGCGACCTGCTCTCGGGCTATCGCGCGTTCAGCCGCCGGTTCGTCGAGACCGTCGACCTTCGCTCCGAGGGGTTCGAGATCGAGACCGAGCTGGCCGTCGCGGCGACGGCCGGCGACTTCCCGACGCTGGAGGTCGAGGTCGCGTACCATCCCCGGATCGCCGGGACCGAGAGCAAGCTGCGGGCCTTCCGCGACGGCCGCCGGATCCTGCGGACCATCGTCCGGGAGGGGCTGCGGCTCAGGCCCCTGCGCGCCGCGGCCCTCCTCGCGGCTTTCGCGAGCCTCGTGATCGCCGCGATCCTGCTCCTCGTCCGCCGTTGAGCGCGGCCGCGATCACTCGGCGGGCGGCGCGTCCCACAGCTTGATGGTCAGGTCGCGGCTGGCCGAGACCAGCACGCCGCCGTCGCGAGACACGGCCAGGGCGGTCACCGCCGACGCATGCTCGTTCAGGCTGAGGATCGTCCGTCCCCGGGTCGGGTCCCAGATGCGGATCGCCTTGTCGGCCCCCCCGGAAACCAGCCGACCGTCCGGGGTGAAGACCAGGCCGAAGACCTCGCCGAGATGGCCGTCGAGGGGTCGCGAGTTCGCGAGGTGGGCCGTGTCCCAGAGCCGGATCGGGCCGTTGCGCGAGGCCGTGGCGATCGTCCGTCCGGTGTCGTCGATGGCGATGGCGAGGACCTCTCCGCCGGTCTTCAGGGTGGCCTGGAGCGAGCCCGAGGCGAGGTCCCAGAGCTTCACCGTCGCGTCGCTGGAGCCCGAGGCCAGCCACCGGGCGTCGCGAGACAGGGCGAGCCGGCGGACCGATTCGGAATGTCCCTCCAGGGTCGTCCGCCGCTCGCCGGTCTCGGCGTTCCAGATCTGGACCGTGCCGTCGCCGCCGGCCGAGGCGATCCAGGAGCCGTCGCCCAGGAAGACGAGGTCGTCCACCACGTCGCGATGTTCCCTGTACTCCCGGAGCGGCCGTCCGGACGCCAGGTCCCAGACGATCACGACGCCCCGGTCCTCCGGCGGGCGGCTCGGGTCGCCGGCCGACGAGACCAGCAGACGGCCGTCGGGGCTGATGCTCAGGGAACGGACCCGCGAGTCGTGCCCCCCGAGCTGGCGCAGCAGTCGGCCCGTCGGGAGGTCCCAGAGCCGGACGACCTGGTCGTCGTGGCCGGAGGCCATCAGGCGGCCGTCCGGGCTCAGGGCCAGGCAGCCGGCCGAGCCGCCGAAGCGGAGCACCGACGCGTCGCGGAGCGTCCGGGGCCGGGCCGGGCTGAGAGGGTCCCAGACCTTCGCGATCCCCTCGGTCGAGACCGAGACCAGGCTTTGGCCGTCTCGGCTCGGCGCCAGGGCGCGGACGCCCTGGGTGTGGCCGAGGAACTTGCGGAGCAGGCGGCTCGATCCGGGCTCCCAGATTCGGATCGCGTCGTCGTTCCCCCCCGTCGCGATCCAGTCCCCGGAAGGCGCGTAGGTCAGGCAGAGGACGCCCCCCTTGTGCGCCTGGATCACCATCCGGGAGACGCCCGTGGCGACTTCCCAGATGCGGACGGTGCCGTCCAGTCCCGCGGTGACCAGCCTCGCGCCGTCGGGGCTGAACGCCGCCGCCCGCACCTCCCCCTCGTGTCCGACGAGGTCGTGGGTCAGCAACGGCGGGTCGCCGAGCCGCCACAGCTTGACCGCCCCGTCGAGCCCGGCGGTGGCGGCGAGGCGGCCGTCGGGACTCAGGGCGACCGTCGCGATCGGCCCCAGGTGGCTCCCGGTGAGGAGCGGCAGCCTCGCGCCGGTCTCGACGTCCCAGAAGTGGACGACGTGGCGGGAGGAGGAGGCCGCCAGCCGGGAGCCGTCCGGGGACCAGGCGAATGAGAGGATGGCGTCCTGGTCGACCTGGAGGGTCCGTTCCAGTTCGCCCGTCTCGACGCGGAAGATGCCGATCTCGCCGGCGCCCATGTCGGGGCCGGGGCCGGCGAGCCGCTTGCCGTCCGGGCTGTACGCCAGCGCGTGGACGCCCAGCCGGAGGTCGGCCGCCGCGCCGCCGGGGGGCGGATTCTGGATCACCTTTTTCAGCTTCGCGTCGCGCAGGTCCCAGATTCGGATCGCCCCCGACAGGCTGGCGGTCGCGAAACTCGAGCCGTCCGGGGCGACCGACACCGACACGAGTCGTTCCCAGGGGGTCCGCGCCGTCGCCCGATCCTGGCCGTCCAGCCCGCGCAGGTACCGCCATTCCCAGCCCCGGTGGTCGACCTCGTCGGCCCTCGGCCGCATCAGGTCGAGCAGGCTCCGGAACTGGCCGTAATCGTTCCCCTCCCAGGCCGACGCGGCGAGGTTGGCGCGGGTGTCGTAGAGGGTCTGCTGCTCCTCGTTGCGCGCGACGACGGCGGCCTCGCGGGCGACCTGGGCCTCGCGCCGGCCGGAGGCCAGCGAGCGCTGGATCTCGGCCTGGTCGCGGAACCAGCGGGCCGCCATCAGCGAGCCGGCCGTGGCCAGCAACAGGACCCCCGTCAGGACGCCGCCGAGGATCGCGATCGTCGGGTTCCGCCGCGCCCATCGCCAGTAGCTCTCCGCCAGCGAAGCCCGCCGGGCCTCGACCGGCCGGTCTTCGAGGAACCGTCGGAGATCGGCGCCGAACGCGGCGGCCGTGGGATAGCGATCCTGCGGGAGCTTTTCGACGGCCTTGTGGACGACGGTCGCCAGGTCGATCGGGATACCGGGGTCGAGCTTCCGCAACGGCGGCGGCGAGGCCTCGGACACCTGGCGGATCAGCCGGGCGCGGTCGCGCTCGTCGAAGGCCGGCCGTCGCGCCAGGAGCTCGTAAAGGGTCAGGCCCAGGCCGTAGACGTCGGTCGTCGCCCCGGATTGGCCGTCGAACGCTTCCGGGGGGAGGTAGCGCAACGTCCCGACGACGTCGCCGCTCTGGGTCGCGTCCTGATGCTCCCCCCATTTCGCCAGCCCGAAGTCCGTGACCCAGACGGTCCCGCGCTCGTCCAGGAGGAGGTTGGAAGGCTTGACGTCGCGATGGAAGATGCCCTGCGAATGGGCGTAATCCAGGCCCTCCGCCGCCTGAACGCCCAGCCCGGCGACCCATTTCCAGGGGGGGCGGTCGTCGCCGCGTTCCGCCTGCGGGGAGGATCTCGGACCCGTCGGCTCGCTCGCCTCGGCACCCGGCTCCTTCGCGCCGGAGGCGTCGCCGGGAGGCGGCGCTCCCCGGCCCAGCAGCGACCGGGCCACCGCGAGGAACGAGCGCTCCCGCGCCGAGTCGGCCTGGGTCTCGACCGGCCTGGGTGCGGCGGTCGCCGGGGCGGTCGCCGAACCGACGGCCTCTCGAGCGGCCGCGCCGTCCGCCGACGGATCGGTCGATTCCTCGGTCGCGTCGAGCCGGGAGGGGGGTCGTCGCGACTCGTCGAGCACGGCGTCCAGGCCCACCCCGCGGATGAACTGCATGACGTAGAAGGGGGTCCCTTCATGCTCGCCGGAGCCGAAGACCGGCACGATGTTGGTGTGGTGGAGCCGACCTGCGGCCCGCGCCTCGCGCTCGAAGCGTCCCCGTCGTTTCTCGTCGCTCAGGCCCACGGAGAGGACCTTCAGCGCCACCGTGCGGCGCAACGAGATCTGCCAGGCCTCGTAGACGATCCCCATGCCGCCCCGGCCGACCTCTCGCAGGATCTGGTAGTCGCCGAAGATTCTCGATGGGGGCGTCGCGGGGTGCGGGGGCTCGTCCGGCCCTCCGGCTTCGGTCGGGGAGTGCAGGGGCTCGTCCAGACCTCCGGCTTCGGTCGGGGGATGGTGGCCTTGTCCCTGGCCGGAGTCGCTGCCGCAGGCGGTCGACATGGTCGCCTCGCCCTCGCATGAAGGGCACCGTCGGTGGAGGGAAGGGGTCCTGCGCTGGAGGGGCGAGGCGCATCGGGAGGATTTTCCGACCCTGGCGGCGGGCTCGAGCCGCTCACCGTTCGAACGGAGCGGCTCGAGTTCGAGTCGAGGGGGAAAGCTCCATGGTGACGGCTCGACCGCGAGAATGCAAGGTCCGCCGCCTCACCCGCCCTCCCCCCCGCCCGGCCTCACGACGCCGTCGAGCGGCTGAGCGAGGGGGTCTCGTCGGCCTCCTGGTCGCGGGCTCGGGCCTGCAGCGGGGCTTCCATCAGCGTGTCGCCCCGATCGAGCATCGCCAGCAAGTCGGTCTCGATCTTGTGGCAGAGCTGATCCAGCGGCAGGTGGTTGAGGCTCGTCTGCGAGAACGGGAACTGGAGCTCCGTCCCGATCTTGTCCAGCGCCAGGATCGGCGCGGCCACGAACATGGTCACGACTGGCGTGAGCCATACGGCCTCTTCCAGCAGCGCGAACGGCAGGGTGATCAGGAAGAACAGGATGAATCGGCGGATCTCGATGCGATACGCCAGCGGGAGCGGCGAGGAGCGGATGCGCTCGCAGGCGCCCAGGTGGTCGATCAGGGTCGCCCGTTGGCCTTCCGCCTGATGGAAGGCGAACGCGCTCATCCCCAGCTTCTCGTGCGCCTGGCGGAGCAGCCCGGCCAGGTGCAGGGCGATCGCGTTGGGCATGTGGTGGGACGCGAAGACGCGGTCGGCGGCCTCGCGGCCCAGCAGCCCGACCAGCGACGTGCTATGTCGCTGGTCCCGCAGGTTCAGCCGGACGGCGTGCGGGAAGGCGGCCGACCAGCGGATGAACTGGTCCCGCCACGCGCGGTCGGCCGGCCCATACGCCAGGCCGTCGATCGCCAGGTTGCGCGACTGGTTGACGATGCCCCCCCAGAGCTTCCGACCTTCCCACCACCGCTCATAGCCGGCGTTGGTCCGGAGCACCAGGAGCAAGCCCAGCGCGGCACCGGCGACCTCGTGCGGTCCGACGCCGATGTGCAGGCTGTAGTCGAGGTGCTTGTTGAGGTGCAACGCCGTCACCACCAGCGCGTACGCGCCGAAGACGAGCACGCGTAGCATGGTCAGGGGCATCGCCGAGCCCTGGACCCCGAAGACCTCGACCCAGAAAAGCAGTTCCTTGTCGCGGAATCTCACCGGCTCGCAAGCCCTCAAGATCGGCCCCGGGTCGGGGCCACACGTCGCGAGGGGCACACGCCGCCCCGCGGCCGAGGCACCCGGTCGGGGCGGCCCTCGGCTGGCCTCCAATTGTATCAGCCGGAATCCAACCGGCTCCAGACTGATTGAATTATGAAAATCTGTCAATTTGCGAGCCGGGATCGAGGCGGCCGCCGATCGGGACGGCGACTCCCTCCCCGAGCCTCTCCATCTTACCGGCCCATCCGGTAGGAAGGGGATGCGAGGAGGACCGAGCCCGAGCCCCCCGCGTCGCGGTCGGGCGAGTCGAGCAGGACGACGGCCTCCCAGGTCAGCGGCGAGTGGGGGACCCCGTCCCCCGCGCCTCCCCAGCGCCCCCCGGCGCGGAGCCGTCCAGGGGAATCCGCACGATTCGCCAGCCCTCGAAGTCCAGCCGCCCTAGGTCGGGCTGGAACGTCTGCCCCGAGGCGTCCCGGAATCGACAGCGCAAGTAGGCATTCGAACCGTCTCCCTTGACCCAGAAGAGCGCCTCCCGAGCTTTCTCCGGGATCGGCAGGGTCTTGCGGGGCTGGACCGTCAGGTAACGCCATCCGGGGTCGAACTCGTACGCGATCTTGATTGCACGCTCGCTCTGTCCCTCCGTCGCAACCCTCGAAGGCTTCGACGCCTTTCCGGGTGCGGGGGTGTTCTCCACGTGCAAGACCGCGTCGAGCGAATCCAGAAGGTCCGTACGATCGGGCCCCATGATTGGTTCGAACCTTCCCGAGACCGGCTCGACGACCGGAGCGCCGTGGGCGTCGACCAGGACGAGGTCGACGTCGGCGTCCGACGCCTTCACGGCGAGCCTCGCCCGGCCCTCCGACTCTCCCGTGGGGATCGACGCGACGGCCGTCGCCGTTTCGCGTCCGTCCGGCCTCTTCGCGACCAGGCGGCCCTCGAAAGCCCGCTTCGACGGGTTGGCGATCGTCGCCTCGAGCACGTCTCCTCGAGGGGCGATCGCCAGCGAGAGCGGGTCGACTCGCCAGACCTGCAAGGGGACGATCGCCGGCAGCGGACGGGCTTTATGGCGGATCTCCAGGGGGATTTCCCGGTGGGGCGCCCGCAGCGGAGAGGCGGGCAGACGGATCAGGTCCATTCGAGACGCGCCGTTGAAGGTCGACATTTTCGAGAGCGATTCGGCGACGCCGGGAATGCGGAACTCGACGGCACGATCGCCCAGGCTGGTGGGCATCCAGGCGTGGAACTCGACCGGGCTCCCCGTCGTCTCGACAAGCGGCCCCGCCGGGAT includes:
- a CDS encoding bestrophin family protein, giving the protein MRFRDKELLFWVEVFGVQGSAMPLTMLRVLVFGAYALVVTALHLNKHLDYSLHIGVGPHEVAGAALGLLLVLRTNAGYERWWEGRKLWGGIVNQSRNLAIDGLAYGPADRAWRDQFIRWSAAFPHAVRLNLRDQRHSTSLVGLLGREAADRVFASHHMPNAIALHLAGLLRQAHEKLGMSAFAFHQAEGQRATLIDHLGACERIRSSPLPLAYRIEIRRFILFFLITLPFALLEEAVWLTPVVTMFVAAPILALDKIGTELQFPFSQTSLNHLPLDQLCHKIETDLLAMLDRGDTLMEAPLQARARDQEADETPSLSRSTAS
- a CDS encoding protein kinase domain-containing protein gives rise to the protein MSTACGSDSGQGQGHHPPTEAGGLDEPLHSPTEAGGPDEPPHPATPPSRIFGDYQILREVGRGGMGIVYEAWQISLRRTVALKVLSVGLSDEKRRGRFEREARAAGRLHHTNIVPVFGSGEHEGTPFYVMQFIRGVGLDAVLDESRRPPSRLDATEESTDPSADGAAAREAVGSATAPATAAPRPVETQADSARERSFLAVARSLLGRGAPPPGDASGAKEPGAEASEPTGPRSSPQAERGDDRPPWKWVAGLGVQAAEGLDYAHSQGIFHRDVKPSNLLLDERGTVWVTDFGLAKWGEHQDATQSGDVVGTLRYLPPEAFDGQSGATTDVYGLGLTLYELLARRPAFDERDRARLIRQVSEASPPPLRKLDPGIPIDLATVVHKAVEKLPQDRYPTAAAFGADLRRFLEDRPVEARRASLAESYWRWARRNPTIAILGGVLTGVLLLATAGSLMAARWFRDQAEIQRSLASGRREAQVAREAAVVARNEEQQTLYDTRANLAASAWEGNDYGQFRSLLDLMRPRADEVDHRGWEWRYLRGLDGQDRATARTPWERLVSVSVAPDGSSFATASLSGAIRIWDLRDAKLKKVIQNPPPGGAAADLRLGVHALAYSPDGKRLAGPGPDMGAGEIGIFRVETGELERTLQVDQDAILSFAWSPDGSRLAASSSRHVVHFWDVETGARLPLLTGSHLGPIATVALSPDGRLAATAGLDGAVKLWRLGDPPLLTHDLVGHEGEVRAAAFSPDGARLVTAGLDGTVRIWEVATGVSRMVIQAHKGGVLCLTYAPSGDWIATGGNDDAIRIWEPGSSRLLRKFLGHTQGVRALAPSRDGQSLVSVSTEGIAKVWDPLSPARPRTLRDASVLRFGGSAGCLALSPDGRLMASGHDDQVVRLWDLPTGRLLRQLGGHDSRVRSLSISPDGRLLVSSAGDPSRPPEDRGVVIVWDLASGRPLREYREHRDVVDDLVFLGDGSWIASAGGDGTVQIWNAETGERRTTLEGHSESVRRLALSRDARWLASGSSDATVKLWDLASGSLQATLKTGGEVLAIAIDDTGRTIATASRNGPIRLWDTAHLANSRPLDGHLGEVFGLVFTPDGRLVSGGADKAIRIWDPTRGRTILSLNEHASAVTALAVSRDGGVLVSASRDLTIKLWDAPPAE
- a CDS encoding glycosyltransferase — encoded protein: MTRPEDPRRSPTIAVAIPCYNEAAAVGRVVDDFRAHLPGADVVIFDNASEDDTAAIAAAHGARVVAVPDRGKGFVVRAAFATLKGYDVVVMTDGDGTYPAEAAPRLVAPVLDGRAAMTVGARRPVPGAQAMAPVRALGNVLIRGAFRLLIGVGAGDLLSGYRAFSRRFVETVDLRSEGFEIETELAVAATAGDFPTLEVEVAYHPRIAGTESKLRAFRDGRRILRTIVREGLRLRPLRAAALLAAFASLVIAAILLLVRR
- a CDS encoding PVC-type heme-binding CxxCH protein; the encoded protein is MEPLATSPRRRAALALVGACLALAPAALHAQTGPEESARKLKPADGLEATLWAAEPLLFNPTSLDVDSRGRVWVAEGLNYRLTRGGNKKFARVEESDKIKILEDADGDGKADKVTVFADRIFPVPMGLAVEERYDEQGKYLGCRVYVGNSPNLLVLEDTDGDDKADKRYPLLTGFGGLDSDHGIHGVTLGLDGKLYFTHGDGCCSVQEDRSERYQNFDVVDKSGRHVVADKYANTLRVNRDGTEFEVVCDGQRNNYETCRDAFGNGFTSDNDDDGNRGCRVIHTMDGGRFGYKTPGSPRHWGEDVPGNVPKLVGTGNGSPCGIAVYEGRLLPGYFGGLLEAEAGTRQINFFPLTRRGASFGTEYRVMLSSDDPWFRPVDMTAAPDGSVFVADWYDAGVGGHAFADQDTGRIYRVAPVGVGPKAIKPDFASIAGLIEGLKSPCVATQDAARRSLIARGDAAADAVSTLIREGTPEESARAIWTASAIPRLAGIAAEILKRPGDFHGGDPRFRELAVRMLGRDCRENGIVEYQNPEARKPAPALAHLDLLLPLADDPDAGVRRELLLALRKAPTPQVGDALRKLVTAWDGRDRWYLEALGLALDGREAEFVTGLMDPSLFGGSDDFEKLAGDDRVALPPYFPVDRNEAFIPAGAAEPEANALSKLLGFLWRLQRPEALPLLEQILPKLKGPGLQQAGDDVLQRIRSPFAADVAALMAEQSDDPVRRRILLELLASRLAGPWREAKDRPPVLRVIEAALGRPEWRRQGIAMAAATGDGRYRGTLERIALDPKQPEETAAAAVEAVGAIDVTPNRVLEDLIAAHHGAPASDARAEAAVRTLPKLYDARSRLLGILTDRAYPVSLRREAVRTLARLPEGGLRLVDLARDGKLLDDLKTEATTAIHGLGDPRVREAAAAVLPPPSTAGGRPLPPIAELLRREGDPARGEQVFFRQGSESCGSCHRVQGRGHWVGPDLSTVGVKYGRGELLNSVLNPSSAISYNFRSVVLALTDGRILTGLPVEESPQRIVIKTAEGDRVVVPIADIEERRSSEVSLMPENLASTMTDGELVDLIAYLGTLRRPVGVVGRYQVVGPIAEAGGAPAFDPTARVDLEAAVADGTGRSLTWRRIEADAEGRADLQPFLPAGEKGAVFAHTPIVSPTAQKATLVLDAQAEVAAWLDGRPVSLSKAGEGAPSSAELDLPAGRGSLLIRVASGGKTDAAAIVATIVAEQPVAFDASGADAPAR